AAATATGGGCGGCAGGGTGCCGGTTGGTCATGAATTCACTGCCTGACATTAAGACTCGGTTGAGGCCATTTATCAAGCGGTCGGTTGTGACCAATGATATGCAATTTGTGATGGACGCTTTCAACGGATCGCAGGAAAGTACCCGCATGCCAGACCTGCTGAAGTGCATTTATTACGGTGTCGAGAGCTACTCATCGAACCGCTACTTCTACGACAATAAGACGCGCGGCGACGGATCGGATGGGGTGTTTGTGATTCAGCGGACAATCAGAGGGGCGGCTTTTTACCGGGACCGGCGGGAGCATGTGCGCGTCGGGCCGGGCCAGGCCATGCTCTTTTGCCACGGGGAGGACTCCTGCTACGGCTACCCCGAGGATGCGACCGAGCCTTACGAACTGGAGTTTCTGGCCATGACGGGGGAGCGGTCGCTGTTTGACGCCGTGCGGCAAAAGGCCGGCTCGCGGGTGGCACTCGCGGCGCATTCGGAATCGCTGGCGGCGTTTCAGGCTTTGGCGTTCCATGTGCGGGAGCACCGCTTCAGGGACCGCTTTCACGAATCGCTGTGCGGGTACGAACTACTGATCGCGCTCTTGCGGCAGGCATGGACGGGCGACCTCTTGCACGACCCGGTGGCAGCCGCCCGTGAGTACATTAAAAACCACTACAGCGAGCCGCTCACCCAGCAGGAAGTCGCCGCGCACGTGGGGCTGAGCCGGGAGCACCTGACGCGCTCCTTCCGGCAGCGCTTCGGGACGACTCCCGCCCGGCTGTGCGAAGATCTTCGCATGGGCAAGGCCCGCGAATTACTCAGTTTGCAATTCCGGTCCGTTTCGCAGATCGCGGCCAATTGCGGCTACACCGACGCCAACAGCTTCGCCCGCGCCTTTCGCCGCCGAAACGGGGTTTCGCCTCAACAATTCCAGCAGTTCGCTATGCCCGGCCACAGGCCCACCCCAAGCGATCCCACGCTGCGGTCGCGTTGAGAGTCATCGCTTCCCAAGGGGGCAGGAGCCTTTCTGGCTCCGATGGGGCGCAGCCCCATGATTGCTGCTCCAGCCGGAGCGCAGCTCCATGATGGCTGCTCCAGCCGGAGTCAGGAGCGGATGCACTGGTCCATGCTTTCGGCCGGGTCGGGGTCTTTGGTAAAGCCGACGACGACGGCGGGCACGCCGACCACGGTGGCGTGCGGGGGCACATCTTCGACCACGACGGAGCCTGCGCCGATGCGCGCGCCCTGGCCGATCTCGATGTTGCCCAGCAGCTTGGCCCCGGCCCCGATGAGCACGTTGTGGCGCACCTTCGGGTGGCGGTCGCCCGCGACCTTGCCGGTGCCGCCGAGGGTGACTTCGTGCAGGATGGAGACGTGGTTTTCGATCACGCTGGTCTCGCCCGCGACGAAGCTGGTGGCATGGTCGAGCAGGATGCCGCAGCCGATGCGGGCTGCCGGGTGGATGTCCACTGCGAACACCTCCGAGATCAGGCTCTGGAGGTAAAGGGCGAGCTCTTCGCGTCCGTTGGTCCACAGCTCATGGGCGACGCGGTAGCAGGTGATGGCCTGAAAGCCCTTGAAGTAGAGCAGGGGGGCCAGGTAGTTCCTGCAGGCCGGGTCGCGCTGCTTGATGGCGAGGATGTCATGGCGGATGCTCTGGCCGATCTTCGGGTTGGAGCGGAAGCACTCGCAGAAAACTTCTTTCAGGTAACCCTCCGGGGTGGCGTGGTAGGCGAGTTTGCGGGACAGGCGCACGGCCAGCGCGCTCTCCAGACTGTCCTGGCTGAGCACGACTTCCTCGAACAGGCTGGCCAGGGCCTGCTCCTTGCGGGCGGCTTCCTCGGCTTCTGTTCGCATCTGTTCCCAGACCTGATCGTTTTCCATGTGGGCTAGCTAAACGCGCTTTGCGGATTGAGCAAGGGATTTGACAGCAAAGTTTTTCCGGGGAACCTTTGCCCCCTGCGACAAACTAAAGGTAACCCTCTCATCCTTATTCACTATGAAAATCCTGACCTATCCTCTGATTGTTATCGCCTTCCTTGGGGCCGCGTTCGCGGCGCAGGGGGCGCCCAAGCCCGGTGACAAAGCACCGGACTTTACCCTGCAAGGAGCCGACGGTAAGGAGTACACGCTCTCCGACTATGAGGGCCAGTATGTAATCCTCGAATGGCTCAACCACGGCTGCCCGTACGTGAAAAAGCACTACGACAGCGGCAACATGCCCGCCACCCAGGCCAAGCAGACGGCCGACGGCGTGGTCTGGCTGAGCATCGTCTCCTCCGCGCCCGGCAAGCAGGGCTACGAAACGCCGGAGCAAACGCTCAAGACCGCCGAGGCCAAGGGCTCGAAGGCGAGCGCCATCCTCCTCGACCCGACCGGCAAGGTGGGCAAGGAGTACGGGGCGAAGCGCACGCCGGAGATGTTTATCATCAACCCGGAAGGCGAGATTGTTTACCACGGGGCGATTGACAGCATCAGCTCGGCCAGCCAGGCCGACATCAAGGACGCCAAGAACTACGTCAACGCCGCTATGGCCGAAGCGAAAGCCGGGCAGCCCGTTTCCCAGGCCAGTACCCAGCCCTACGGCTGTGGCGTGAAGTATCCGAACTGATTGTTACGGATCAGGAGCGCATCGAAAAACGTTGCGCCGCTCAATTTTTCAAAAGCCTCCAGAGCGCATGTTCCGGGGGCTTTTTTTGTTTTCAGAGGGAAGGGGCAGGGTATTGTCAGGGGCATCATGCCGGGGTGGACGATAGAATTACTGGCCGGGGAGCGGATTACCCGCGCCTTCTGGATCATTCTCGCGCTGCCCGCGCCGTTCTGGCTGGCGGTGATCTTTTTCCCGTCCGCGCGGGTGGTGCGGCACATCTGCCAGCCGCTGGTGGCCCCCACGATTCTGGTTTTCGCGCTGCTGTATCTGTACTACCAAGCCTGGGGGCTGGGCGGCTTTGTCTGGCCGGGCGGGATCGGCTACACCGAGGCGCAGTCGGTCGTGTTGCATCCGATGGGCTTTCTTATCCTGTGGTGCCAGATCCAGATCATGCACCTGTTTCTCGGGTTGGTCATCTACCAGCATGCCTCCCGGCTGGGGCTGCGCATCCCCGTCGAACTGATCGTCTGCTGGGTGCTCGGGCCGGTCGGCTTGCTGCCCTACCTCGGGCGGCTGCTGGTCTATCGGCTCAAGCGGGGCTGATCTTGTCAGGCCGGGATTGCTTGTGGCAACGCGGGCGGAGCACGCTCGCCCCGGCGTCAAGCGGGCGGGGGCATCGGGCAGTCGAGGGAGACGGCGATGGCGCGGAACAGTTCGGCCTCGTCGGTGCTGGTTTTACCGTCGGCGCTGATGGCGTGCGCGCAGACGGTGAGCACCTGCTTGCGCAGGCCGTAGGCGCCACGGGCGAGTTGGTCGAGGGACTGGTCTAGCCCGGCGAAGTTGAGCTGCGCGGCGGGAACGAGCTTCAGGTGGTCCTTGAAAACGGGGGACGTGCGGGCGGCTTCGGTGAAGAAGCGTTCGGCCTCGGCGGGGTTCTGCGTGCTCAGGTAAATGACGGCGGAGAGCAACTGCGAAAAAGGCGCGGCCAGCACGGAAGCGCTCCAGATGTAGGTCGAGGGGGGGGCCTTGGGTGTGTTGCGCAGGGTGAGGTGGCGGCGGACCAGCCGCGTGACCACGAACTCGAAAACCGTCACCTTGCCGTCCATCTCCACCAGCCGGTTGAGGCGATGGAGGAAGCGTTCGCTGAAGCTTTTTTCCATCTGGCTGAGCGCGGGCAGGGCCAGCTCGATCATGGGCAGGTAGTCGGCGCGGTCGCGGCGGACGATGCGCGGGTAAAGCTCGCGGACGGTCTGGGCGACTTCGTCCCCGGCCTCGGTCTGGAGGTAGCCGAGCTGCTGGCTGCGGCGGGTCTCGTCGGCGTCAAGTACGAGCGCGTAAATGAGCGAACGCGCCTCCAGCGGTCCGCGTAGCGCGAGGCCGAATTCCTCCTCCAGCGAACGCCGGGTGGCGGTTGCCTGCTCCAGCGCGGAGGCGCTCAGCGTGCCCACGGCGAAGACCATTTCCAGCGGGCTGGCGGTGGCTTTGGGGGTGATGGGAGAGGGCTTGATGTGCGGGGGCAGCTTGGGAGGTGTCAGCGCGGAGTCGGGCCAGGCGTAGGGGCTGTTGAAGAGCCGACCGTCCCAGTCCGGCTCGATGGCGCGGATGCGCTCGTCCAGCGGCGGGTGGGTGGCGAAGATCCCGCCGAGGTAGCTGCGGATGCCGCTGGCGAAAAACAGGTGCGCGGCCTCCTGGGCGTGGGGGCTTTCCAGCCGGGAGCCGAGCCCGATCCCGCCGATGCGCTTGAGCGCGCCGGAGAGGCCGCCGGGGTTACGGGTGAACTGCACCGCCGCGGCGTCGGCTAAAAACTCCCGTTGCCGGGAAACTGCACTCTGGATGAGACGACCGAAAAACACGCCGATGGACCCGATGAGATAGAGCGAGACGGCCAGAGCGAGGATGGCGATGATGAACCCGCCGCCTCCTCCGCCGTCCTTGCTGTTACGTCTGTTGCCGGAAAGGCTCACGAAGCGCAGGCTGCGCAGGATGCCGCCCCCGATGACGGCGAGCACGAGGATGCCAAAGATGACGCCCATGAGCCGGATGTTCAGCCGCATGTCGCCATTGAGGATGTGGCTGAACTCGTGCGCGATGACGCCCTGGAGCTCGTCGCGGCTGAGATTGTCGAGGCAGCCCTGGGTGACGGCCACGGCCGCGTCGTGGGGGCTGAATCCGGCGGCAAAGGCGTTGATGCTCTGCTCCGGCAGCACGTAAACCTCCGGCACCGGCGTGCCCGAGGCGATGGCCATTTCCTCCACCACGTTGAGCAGGCGGCGATGGCTGGGATCCTGCGTAAAGGGTTCGATTTTGCGGCCCCCGAGGCTTTCGGCGACCACGCCGCCCCCGCCGCTGAGGGCCTGGATCTTTATCAGGCTGGCGATGCCGATGACGGACACCGTGACGACGCTGACCCAGAAAAAAATCGTCGGCTGCCACCACTGAAACTCAGAGGCGGGGCGGCTGAGGGATTTAGTGAAAATCAGCACCGAGACGACGTACAGGGCCGCGATGATGCACAGCACGGTGAGGACAAAGTACACCACCAAGAGCGTGGTCCTGCCGCGCGCCTGGTCCTGACGTTCAAAGAAGTCCATCGACATTTTTTTGAAAAAACGCTCCCGCTGCGGTAGCCAATGATCCCGGCACTTGCCGGTCGTCACCAGTGGCGCGGGATTAGCGAGCCGGTTGTTTTACTGGAAGGAAACCTTGGGAGCTTCTTTTTGCTCGGGGGCGTCGATTTCGAAAGGTTCGGCGGGCTGGAAGCCAAGCGCTCCGGCGAAGAGCACGGCAGGGAAAACTTCGCGGGCGTTGTTGTAGTGCATGACCGAGTCGTTAAAGGCCTGGCGGGCGAAGGCGACCTTGTTCTCGGTCGAGGTCAGCTCCTCGGTCAGTTGCATCATGTTCTGGTTGGCCTTGAGATCGGGGTAGGCTTCGGAGAGCGCGAAGAGGCGGCCAAGCACACCGGCGAGCTGTCCTTCGGCTGCGCCCAGTTCGCGGATGGCGGCGGGGCTGTCGGGGTGGGCGGCGGCTTTCTGTTGGGCGTTGACCGCGGTGGAGCGGGCGGCGATCACGGCCTCCAGCGTCTCGCGCTCGTGTTTGAGGTAGCCCTTGGCCGTTTCGACCAGATTGGGAATCAGGTCGTAGCGGCGCTTGAGCTGCACGTCGATCTGGGAGAACGCGTTTTTGAAGCGGTTGCGGAGCTGGACCAGTTTATTGTAAGTGCCGACCACGACAAGGACCAGCACGACGAGGATCAGGACAACGACGCCCAAAGCAATAAAACCTGTCATAATGCCTCGCAGTAAAAAGGACCACTAATCCTGAAGCGAGATTTTTTCGGCAGGGCATGCCCTGCACCCTCGGTGCTTCGCACCGTGATGGGGCTCTGCCCCATCGGAGCCAGAAAGGCTCCTGCCCCGCGGAGGCTGGGTTCCTTTGTTTATGCTAGGGGGGCGATTGTTGGTTTAGCCGGGGACCTTGTGTGTCTTATTGCATAGAACGCTTTTAAAATACGGTAGCCACAATGATTGAATGGTTAAATGGCCAATTGTTAATTGTTGGATACGGAACGTAGAAAACAACAATTAGCCATTTTAACCATTTAGCCATTCGGCCTTTTTGTGACGGCTACGACTATATTTAAGCCGTTTTAGTGGGAGGTCCGCACCCAGCGGGAGGCTTGGGCGACGGTCCACTGGTATTTGCGGGCGGTTTCTTTGATGAGGAAGGGCATGTCCTTCTCCATTTCGAGTGCGAAGGCCGGTTCGAGTGCGCCGCGCAGGCCGTTGAAGGAATCCTCGGCTTTGGCCGTGCCGCCGAGCCAGTTTTCCGGTGGGGTGTATTCTTCCAGCCAGGTGAAGGGCGTGGTCAGGACGAGTTGGCCGCCGGGGTTGACCAGCGAGGGGAGGCGCTTGAGGAAATCTAGCGGGCGGGGCAAGCGGCAGATCAGGTTGCAGGCGATGACAAGGTCGAAGCTCCCGAGCGAGTCGGGCAGGGCGAGTGCGTCGCCGGTGCGGAAGCTGACCCGCGAGCGGTCGATGTCTTCGGGGACGGCGGCGACGCTGCGCAGGTGGATATGCCCCTCGTGCGTGCGGGTGTAGTCGAGCAAGCCCTTTTGCGCCAATTCGTTGGCGGCGCCGATGAAGTTTTCCGAAGAGTCCATCCCGATCACCTCCCCGCAGTGCCGGGCTAGTTCAAAGCTGGTGCGCCCGACCGAGCAGCCGACCTCAAGGGCTCGTCTGTCCGGGCCGAGGCGAGCCGTGTCCACCAGTTCGCTTACGCAGCGGGCCGGGAAGTTCAGCGCCTCGCGCGGGCCGAAGCTGTAGGGGAGCGTCTCCTTCGCCGTGCCGTAGTGGAAAAGTAAATACAGGTTAAGTTGCTTGTCAGCTTCGTAGGGGTTCATGCGGGCAAGTTTGAGAGTTTGAATGTTTGAGGGTTTGAAAGTTGGTAACTGCTGGGGAGGTGGATGAGGACATATTAACTCTCAAACTCTCAAACATTCAAACTCTCAAACTCCCAAACGTACTAAAAGGCCCCTTTTCGCTCGCCCACGTGAAACCGGTTCATTTACGTTGGGAGGATATGGAGAAGATCGTTTGCTTCGGCGAAGTGCTCTGGGACTGCCTCCCGAAGGGGCTCTTTCTCGGCGGTGCGCCTTTCAACGCCGCCTGCCACTTGCGCAGGCTGGGTTGTCGTCCGGTGATGATCAGCGCCGTGGGGGACGATTTTCTGGGCGAGGAAGCCCTTCTGCGCGCGCAGGCTCAGGGGCTCGATACCTTCGCCTTTACGGTGAAAAAAGGGCTGCGCACGGGCGTGGCCAAGGTCGTGCTCGATGACTCCGGCTGCGCCAGTTATGTCTTTCCCGAACCGTGCGCGTGGGACCGGATCGAACTGGGGGAAGCGGCCCGCAACGAGTTGACCACGGCCAATGCGATCCTTTTCGGTTCCCTCGCCGCCCGTAGTGAACGCAACGCCGAGCAGCTCGACAGCATCTTGAGCGAAACACACGCGCTGCGGATCTTCGATGTGAATCTCCGTCCCCCTCACGACGACTTGGAGACGGTGCTTGAGCTGGCGCAAAAGGCCGACGTGCTCAAGGTCAACGAAACCGAATTGGCCGTTCTGTCCGGGCGACCGTTTGACTCAGGTGACCTGGAAGGGGCGATCCGCGCCGTGGTCGAGCGCACGCATGTGCGCAAGGTCTGCGTGACCCTGGGGGGAGAGGGGGCGGCTTATTTCGACGGGCGGCGATTACTCCGGGCCGAGGCTCCGCTAGTGCAGGTGCGTGACACCGTTGGAGCAGGCGACTCTTTCACGGCGGCGTTTACCGCCGGGCTGGTTCGCGGCGATGCTCCGCAGGAAACACTGGAGCGGGCCTGCCGTCTGGGGGCGTATGTGGCCAGTTGCGACGGGGCCACGCCGGAGTACGATCCGGCCGAAGTGCTGGGGTGATTTCACCAGCGGAACGGGCGAGCCTCCTTTATGTGTAAATAAGCGTGGCTGAGGCCAATTCGGGGTTGAACCCTGCGGGTGGGCACGCCTTACTGAGGGTATTCGCTGCTATTGGAATTAGATTGAGAAAGCTACGTGTAAAGACCCTTTCCCGCTGGCTGGTTTCGCAAAACCAGCTTGATTTCTTTCCCCTGCGTAAACACCTGCGCGGCTACAGCGGATCGGCTTTCAAGGGAGACTTCCGGGCCGGGCTCAATGTTGCTCTGCTGGCCTTCCCGCAGGGGATGGCCTATGCGATGATCGCCGGGCTGCCCATCCAGTACGGGATTTACGGTTCGGCGGTGGCGGCGATTGCGGCCACGTTTTTTGCCGGTTCGCGTTTCATTACGCTGGGGCCGACGAACGCCACCTCCGTTACCCTGGCCAGCGCCTTTGCCGCGATGGAGATCATGGCCCCGGAACTGCGCGCCCAGTACATGCCGATCCTGCTTTTGCTGATCGGGCTTTTGCTGATCGTGGGGGCGTACCTCAAGGTCGCGAACCTCATCCAGTATATTTCCAGAACCGTCGTGGTGGGCTACATCACGGCGGCAGCGCTGCTGATTATTGTCGGGCAGCTGAAAAATGTCTTCGGCGTCAGTTTTGCGCCGGGCGAGGAGGCGATCACGTTTTTCGACAAGCTGTACCTGACAATCAAGCACCTGCCCGAGTGCCGCCCGGAATCACTCGTGCTCAGCGTGCTGACCCTGATCCTGTATTACGCGCTGAGCCGTCGCCTGCCCAAGCTTCCAAACGTGGCCATCGTGCTGCTGGTCATGTCCGCGCTGGCGGTGGGGGCGACGTATGTGGCGGAAATGCGCGGGGTGGAACTTCACTTCCAATGGCTGCGCTCCATCGACGCCTCTCAGTGGAAATTCACGCCGCCAGCACTGAACTTCGACGCCATCAGCCAGGTCGGTAACATGGCGTTGGCCATTGCTCTGCTGTGTGTGCTGGAAGGCACCTCCATCGGCAAGTCGCTGGCCGCCCGTTCCGGGGAGCGGCTGGATGCGAATCAAGAGATGTTCAGCATCGGCATGGCCAACATGACCGGCGGTTTTTTCAGCGGAATGCCCGCCTCCGGCTCGCTTACGCGCTCGCAGTTGAGTTGGGCCAGCGGCGGCTCAACCCCGCTGGCCAGCCTCTTCAACGGCCTCATTGTGGCCGGCGGGGCCTTTGCTCTGGGGCCGTTCATCAAGCATGTGCCACAGTCGGTGTTAGCGGTGCTGGTTATCACTATCGGCCTGTCACTGATTAACCGCCGGGCGATCAAGCTTGTCTCCAGTGCCACCCGGGGCGACGCCATTGTGTTTTTCTCCACGCTGGTGGCGGGTCTGCTTGTTCCGCTGGACACGGCGATCTATTTCGGCGTGGGCCTGAGCATTATCCTGTTTCTGCGCAAGGCGGCTTCGCCCGAACTGGTCGAGTACGGCTTTACCGACGAGGGGCAGTTGACCGAACTGGAAGAAGAGGGCGGGCGGCGCGACCCGGAGATTTCCATCATCCACGTCGAGGGGGATCTGTTCTTTGGCGCGGCGGAAATCTTCCGCGACCAGATGCGCCGCGTCTGCGAGGACGCCAACCTGAAAATCGTCATCGTGAAGATGCGCAACGCCCGTCACCTTGACGCGACCGCCGTCATGGCGATTGAGGAGTTGCTCAAGTTCATGCATGAGCACGACCGGCATCTGCTTTTCTCCGAATGCAAGAAGGACGTCATCCGTGTCTTTAAAAACTCCGGCCTGCTCGATGAACTCGGGCGCGGCCACGGCGTCTTCCCCGACACCCCGCACAACCCGACCAAGTCCACCGCCAACGCCCTCAAGCGGGCCATGGAAATCATGGGCGGCCAGCAGGCCGACATCAAAATCTACGTCAATCCCGGCAAGAAAAAGTAGCCGCTCGGCTTCTCTCCTTATTTATCTCCGGTGCTGGCAGTTCTGGTTCCTGCGAAGGAACGAAGTTCCGTTTCAAAAGTTTTTTGGGGAGCGGGCGAGAGGGTGTTTTTTTCAAAAAAACACCCTCTCGCATAAACCCACAAAGCGATTAAAAAACGGCCTTATTCTTCGCGCAGGCGGGCTTTCATGCGGGCGCGGGATTCCTCGCACAGGCCGAGTTCGGAGAGGGCTTCCTCGCAGCACTCGGGGTGGTTCTCGACTTGCGAGCAGACGGCCTCGATCTGTTGCCGGTAGCGGTCGGTGTAGCAGCAGCAGCGGCACAGCAGGCGCAGCTTCAGCTTTTCCCAAAAGCTCAGGTGGCGTTCCCGCGACTCGGAAATGAGCCGCGTGGCATCCCGGCAACTCAGGCCGTGCTTGAGGAAAAACTTGAGCATGTCTGGACAGGAAGGGCGGACGTTTATGCCCGGAAAGAAGCAAATGATGCAGGTTCTATGTCGTCAGGAGGGGCAAATCCTTTCAAGTTAGAGAGCCTTACATGCAATCGCTGCTCGATATTCTCCAGAAAACCACCGCATTTTTCCAGCAAAAAGGCGTGCCCCAGGCGAGGTTGGACGCCGAGCTGATCCTGGCTCATGCCCTCGGCTGCCGACGCCTGGACCTTTACCTGCAATTCGAACGCCTCCTCAGCGACGACGAACTGGCCGCGATGCGTCCGATGGTCGCCCGGCGAGGCAAGCGCGAGCCCTTGCAGTACATCCTCGGGGAGGCACATTTCCACGGGCTCGTGCTCCGGGCTGACCCGCGTGCCCTCATTCCCCGCCCGGAGACTGAGGAGCTGATTGAGCTACTGGCCAGTCGTTTCGCAGCGGTGCCCCCGGTCTCGATCTGCGACCTGGGGACCGGCACCGGCGCCATCGCCCTGTCGCTGGCGACGGTTTTTCCGCAAGCGCAGGTCACGGCGGTGGACGCCTCGTCCGCCGCTTTGGAGCTGGCCACGGAAAACGCCCGTGCCGCCGGGGTGGCCGAGCGGGTGCGATTTGTCGAGTCGGACTGGTTCGGGGCGCTGGGCGGGGAGCGCTTTTCTCTCATCGTCTCAAACCCGCCCTACCTGACTGAGCAGGAGTGGGAGCAGGCCGAGCCCGAAGTCCGTGACTGGGAGCCGCAAAGCGCCCTCACCGCCGGTCCCGACGGCTTGGACGATTACCGCAAAATCATCGCCACCGCTCCAGCCCATCTGGATGCCGGTGGCTGGCTGGCGTTGGAGACAGGGATCGCCCAGCACGCGGCATTGGAGGAGTTGGCCCGTGCGGCTGGGTTCGCCGAGGTCGAGAGCCTGCCAGACTTGAGCAAGCGGGAGCGGTTCTTCCTCGCCCGGATGGGATGTTAAGGGGCCGGTTGCCACCCGGCCCAGCCCCGAAAACGAGTTTTTCAACAGGTCCTGGTGCAACCGCTAGCCGAGGCGGTCAGTGGCGACGTGGTACTGGGGGTCTTCGGAGAGGTTGACCTCGACCAGGTCGCCGGCCTTGTCGAGCAGCTTGCGGCACTCGGGGGAGAGGTGGGTCAGGTGCAGGCGTTTGCCGAGGCTGCGGTATTTTTCGGCCACGGTATTGATCGCTTCGAGGCCGGACTGGTCGTAAACGCGGGTGAAGTAGAAGTCGATGACGACCTCTTCCGGGTCTTCACGGGGATTGAACAGCTCCTTGAACGAGGCAACCGAGGCGAAAAACAGTGGGCCGTGTAGCTGGTACACGCGTGCGCCTTTTTTGTCCGGGTAAACTTCCGCGCCCAGGTGGGTGGCGTGCCGCCAGGCGAAAACCAGCGCCGAGATAATTACCCCCAGGATGACCGCCGAGGCCAGGTCGTGCATGACCACGGTGTAGCCCGCCACCACGACCATGACGAGGATGTCGCTGAAAGGGACCTTGCGGAACATGCGCAGGCTGGCCCACTCGAAGGTCCCGATTACGACCATGAACATCACCCCAACCAGCGCCGCCATCGGGATCATTTCGATCCACGGGGCCAGCACCAACACGAAGGACAGCAGGCAGACGGCGGCAGTGATGCCGCTGGCTCGCCCGCGCCCACCGGAGTTTACGTTGATGAGCGACTGGCCGATCATGGCGCACCCGCCCATGCCGCCGAACATCCCGCACACGATATTGGCCAGGCCCTGTCCGACGCATTCGCGGTTGCCCCGTCCGCGGGTCTCGGTGATTTCGTCGATCAGGCTCAGCGTCATGAGCGACTCGATCAGCCCGACTCCGGCCATGGTCAGGGCAAAGGGCAGGATAATCCAGAGAGTCGCCAGGTTGAACGGCGGGAGGATGTCGTACTGCCCGTCGAGAAAGAACAGCTTCGGCAGCCCGGCGGAGATCCCGCTCTCGGCCTCGACGGTGGCGGCGACCTGCGCGGCGATGGCCGCATCCGGGGCCTCGGGGCCGAGCTCCTGGCGGGCCTCGGTAGTGGCGCGGGCGGTGGTGTTGGTCCGGAGCATGTCGCCCACCGTCAGCAGTGCGTGGGGCTGGTTCTGTGCGGACCAGCTTGCCGGAGCGGCCTGGTTGATGGCGATGGACAGGCCGGTGACAACGAGGATCGCGGCCAGCGAGGCCGGGACGGCGCGGGTCAGCTTGGGCAACAGCCAGATGATGAGCATGGTCAGTCCGACCAGCGCGAACATCAGGATCAGCGGCGCACCAGCAAGCGGGATCAGCGCCCCGGCGTCGTTGACGGTGTTGAAGCTCCCGAATTGGGCCATGAAAATCACGATGGCCAGCCCGTTGACAAAGCCCAGCATGACCGAGTGCGGCACCATACGGATAAATTGCCCGAGCTTGCCGATCCCGGCCAGTATCTGGATGACTCCGCAGAGGATGACGGCGGGAAAGAGGTATTCGACGCCGTGCAGGGCGACGAGGGAGACGATCACGACGGCGATGGCCCCGGTGGCCCCGGAGATCATGCCCGGTCGCCCGCCAAAGACAGCGGTGAGCAGGCCCATGAAAAAGGCCGAGTACAGCCCGATGATGGGCGAGACCCCAGCCACGAAGGCGAAGGCGATGGCCTCGGGGACGAGGGCGAGAGCGACAGTCAGGCCCGAGAGCAGATCGTCCTTGAGGTTGGCGGAGCGTTTACGGAAAAAATTGAGCATGGTCTTCCTGATTTGAATGCGCCATCGGGGTAAGGCGCGGCTTGCGCTGGACAGGGCCAGCGGCTTGTGGGCCGTCAAACAAGGAAGCTAAAGCAAAAACGAGGGGAACGGGGAGGCTGGGGAAGCGGCTGCACCATGTAAAGCCTTTACCCGGTTTTTTTCGCGTTTTTGGGGCCGTTACGTGTCGCACGGACGATAAGAGCCTGCGCCTCTGCCCGGCCTGACCACGGCTAACTTCACCGCTGAGGCTGGTCCGCCGGACCCGGCTTAGCTGCCCATGCCGAGCGCGTCCCAGAGGCCGGACATCTTGAAGACCTTTTTGACCTGCGGATCGACGTTGGTGATTTTCAACCGCTCCTTGCCGACGCGCTTGTTGACCGTCAGTACGATGCGCAAAAAGGAGGATGAGGCGAAGGTGACTTCCTTCATGTCGAAATGGACGACGCTTTCGGTGGCCTCGATCTTTCCGATCAGGTCCTCCTGGATTTGCTGGCAGCGTTCGGCGTTGAGCGGGCCCATGAAGGCGCAGACCAGCAGTTTTTCACCATCGGAGAATTGAACGACGTCGGAAGGCATACGCCCCTAGATTTGCGAGCGAGCCGCTCAAGTCAAGCGCGGGATGTAGCCGATGGGAATGGCTGAATGGTTAAACGGCTAAATGGTTAATTGTTAAGGGCTGGGTGCCGGACGTTGGAAAACTGCTATTCTGGCATTAAACCATCCATCTCTGGCCTATGTTTTTGCCCCAGGCAAAAACAGCCGGATGCGGAGCATTCAGGGGCCAGGGCATGCCCCGGCTAGACTTCGCTGCGGGGCGGAGGATTGAGAGCGCCGATGGCGTCGAGGACGCCTT
The DNA window shown above is from Ruficoccus amylovorans and carries:
- a CDS encoding AraC family transcriptional regulator — translated: MPDLLKCIYYGVESYSSNRYFYDNKTRGDGSDGVFVIQRTIRGAAFYRDRREHVRVGPGQAMLFCHGEDSCYGYPEDATEPYELEFLAMTGERSLFDAVRQKAGSRVALAAHSESLAAFQALAFHVREHRFRDRFHESLCGYELLIALLRQAWTGDLLHDPVAAAREYIKNHYSEPLTQQEVAAHVGLSREHLTRSFRQRFGTTPARLCEDLRMGKARELLSLQFRSVSQIAANCGYTDANSFARAFRRRNGVSPQQFQQFAMPGHRPTPSDPTLRSR
- the cysE gene encoding serine O-acetyltransferase, with translation MENDQVWEQMRTEAEEAARKEQALASLFEEVVLSQDSLESALAVRLSRKLAYHATPEGYLKEVFCECFRSNPKIGQSIRHDILAIKQRDPACRNYLAPLLYFKGFQAITCYRVAHELWTNGREELALYLQSLISEVFAVDIHPAARIGCGILLDHATSFVAGETSVIENHVSILHEVTLGGTGKVAGDRHPKVRHNVLIGAGAKLLGNIEIGQGARIGAGSVVVEDVPPHATVVGVPAVVVGFTKDPDPAESMDQCIRS
- a CDS encoding thioredoxin family protein; this encodes MKILTYPLIVIAFLGAAFAAQGAPKPGDKAPDFTLQGADGKEYTLSDYEGQYVILEWLNHGCPYVKKHYDSGNMPATQAKQTADGVVWLSIVSSAPGKQGYETPEQTLKTAEAKGSKASAILLDPTGKVGKEYGAKRTPEMFIINPEGEIVYHGAIDSISSASQADIKDAKNYVNAAMAEAKAGQPVSQASTQPYGCGVKYPN
- a CDS encoding abscisic acid-deficient protein Aba4 family protein translates to MPGWTIELLAGERITRAFWIILALPAPFWLAVIFFPSARVVRHICQPLVAPTILVFALLYLYYQAWGLGGFVWPGGIGYTEAQSVVLHPMGFLILWCQIQIMHLFLGLVIYQHASRLGLRIPVELIVCWVLGPVGLLPYLGRLLVYRLKRG
- a CDS encoding M48 family metallopeptidase, which produces MDFFERQDQARGRTTLLVVYFVLTVLCIIAALYVVSVLIFTKSLSRPASEFQWWQPTIFFWVSVVTVSVIGIASLIKIQALSGGGGVVAESLGGRKIEPFTQDPSHRRLLNVVEEMAIASGTPVPEVYVLPEQSINAFAAGFSPHDAAVAVTQGCLDNLSRDELQGVIAHEFSHILNGDMRLNIRLMGVIFGILVLAVIGGGILRSLRFVSLSGNRRNSKDGGGGGGFIIAILALAVSLYLIGSIGVFFGRLIQSAVSRQREFLADAAAVQFTRNPGGLSGALKRIGGIGLGSRLESPHAQEAAHLFFASGIRSYLGGIFATHPPLDERIRAIEPDWDGRLFNSPYAWPDSALTPPKLPPHIKPSPITPKATASPLEMVFAVGTLSASALEQATATRRSLEEEFGLALRGPLEARSLIYALVLDADETRRSQQLGYLQTEAGDEVAQTVRELYPRIVRRDRADYLPMIELALPALSQMEKSFSERFLHRLNRLVEMDGKVTVFEFVVTRLVRRHLTLRNTPKAPPSTYIWSASVLAAPFSQLLSAVIYLSTQNPAEAERFFTEAARTSPVFKDHLKLVPAAQLNFAGLDQSLDQLARGAYGLRKQVLTVCAHAISADGKTSTDEAELFRAIAVSLDCPMPPPA
- a CDS encoding LemA family protein, whose translation is MTGFIALGVVVLILVVLVLVVVGTYNKLVQLRNRFKNAFSQIDVQLKRRYDLIPNLVETAKGYLKHERETLEAVIAARSTAVNAQQKAAAHPDSPAAIRELGAAEGQLAGVLGRLFALSEAYPDLKANQNMMQLTEELTSTENKVAFARQAFNDSVMHYNNAREVFPAVLFAGALGFQPAEPFEIDAPEQKEAPKVSFQ